From Cellulosimicrobium sp. ES-005, one genomic window encodes:
- a CDS encoding VaFE repeat-containing surface-anchored protein, whose product MVMTDTGARRARREGRWLAAVVLALGAVLAPGAVTAAADVEPGDTVHVGGREGYGGTGLFPIRSDGTPTGEVDYWAYCLEHDVSARTGVVGTVGDLDEYLGENYFTDPAVQGKVLWVLAHSYPALSLEEFGVAAGVPGISRNDAIEATQYAIWRYTDLTWDAAWNFETPASEAAYWYLVEGANASPGLTPAELEVTASISAPVAPQRAGSLVGPFVVSTNQPTVSVSVDPTVAVTDGSGSPVDLAGVVDGQELFLDLRDSTTAGEAVVRVTAAGSSSTGRIISVPTVTGGTPTGSDHAQTIVLVTPSTTRTSAEASASWSAVPAAADPVIGTSLVDSADGDRVLPWNGGTVIDTIAYQNLTPGVEHTVTGELVRKSDGTGTGITGSTTFTPAEANGSVEVSFVVPAGYAGEALVAFERLRVGTETTGDPVAAHEDIDDAAQTVTIEALPQTPAPVIGTSLVDSADGDRVLPWDGGTVVDTVSYQNLVPGTEYTVTGELVRTSDGTGTGITGSTTFTPAEPNGSVDVSFVVPAGHAGETLVAFEELRAGTDTTAVPVAEHTDLDDAAQTVTVEAAPVTAASPTEGDLPATGVGMTGAAVGAAALLLLGTAFVLARRARARA is encoded by the coding sequence ATGGTGATGACAGACACGGGTGCGCGGAGAGCTCGCCGTGAAGGGCGATGGCTCGCCGCCGTGGTGCTCGCGCTGGGTGCGGTCCTCGCTCCCGGTGCGGTCACGGCAGCGGCTGACGTCGAGCCGGGTGACACGGTCCATGTCGGCGGCAGGGAGGGGTACGGGGGCACCGGCCTGTTCCCGATCCGGTCCGACGGCACGCCGACCGGGGAGGTGGACTACTGGGCGTACTGCCTCGAGCACGACGTCTCCGCGCGGACCGGGGTCGTCGGCACCGTGGGTGACCTCGACGAGTACCTGGGCGAGAACTACTTCACGGATCCCGCGGTCCAGGGCAAGGTTCTCTGGGTCCTGGCGCACAGCTACCCGGCGTTGAGCCTGGAGGAGTTCGGCGTCGCTGCGGGGGTTCCCGGGATCTCCCGGAACGACGCGATCGAGGCGACGCAGTACGCGATCTGGCGGTACACCGACCTCACCTGGGACGCGGCGTGGAACTTCGAGACGCCTGCCTCCGAGGCGGCGTACTGGTACCTCGTCGAGGGTGCCAACGCGAGCCCCGGGCTCACCCCCGCGGAGCTGGAGGTGACCGCGTCGATCTCGGCTCCGGTCGCACCTCAGCGCGCGGGGTCTCTCGTGGGCCCCTTCGTCGTGAGCACCAACCAGCCCACGGTCTCCGTGTCCGTCGACCCGACGGTCGCGGTCACCGACGGGAGCGGGAGCCCGGTCGACCTGGCGGGAGTCGTCGACGGGCAGGAGCTCTTCCTGGACCTGCGCGACTCGACCACGGCGGGCGAGGCCGTGGTCCGGGTGACGGCGGCCGGCTCCAGCAGCACCGGCAGGATCATCTCGGTCCCGACGGTCACCGGGGGCACTCCCACCGGGAGCGATCACGCGCAGACGATCGTCCTGGTGACCCCGAGCACCACCAGGACGAGCGCGGAGGCCTCGGCGTCGTGGTCCGCCGTGCCCGCCGCCGCCGATCCGGTGATCGGGACCTCGCTGGTCGACTCGGCCGACGGTGACCGCGTGCTGCCGTGGAACGGCGGCACCGTGATCGACACGATCGCCTATCAGAACCTGACGCCGGGGGTCGAGCACACCGTGACCGGTGAGCTCGTGCGCAAGTCCGACGGCACCGGCACGGGGATCACGGGCTCGACGACGTTCACGCCGGCCGAGGCGAACGGTTCCGTCGAGGTCTCGTTCGTCGTCCCCGCCGGCTACGCGGGCGAGGCTCTGGTCGCCTTCGAGCGGCTGCGCGTCGGCACGGAGACGACCGGCGACCCGGTCGCCGCGCACGAGGACATCGACGACGCGGCGCAGACGGTGACGATCGAGGCGCTGCCGCAGACGCCGGCCCCGGTGATCGGGACGTCGCTCGTCGACTCCGCGGACGGTGACCGCGTGCTGCCGTGGGACGGCGGCACCGTCGTCGACACGGTCTCCTACCAGAACCTCGTGCCCGGGACCGAGTACACCGTGACCGGTGAGCTCGTGCGCACGTCCGACGGCACGGGCACGGGCATCACGGGGTCGACGACGTTCACCCCGGCCGAGCCGAACGGTTCGGTCGACGTCTCGTTCGTCGTTCCCGCGGGCCATGCCGGTGAGACGCTCGTCGCCTTCGAGGAGCTCCGTGCCGGGACCGACACCACCGCCGTCCCGGTCGCTGAGCACACGGACCTCGACGACGCGGCGCAGACCGTCACCGTCGAGGCCGCGCCGGTGACCGCGGCGAGCCCGACCGAGGGCGACCTGCCCGCGACCGGCGTCGGCATGACCGGCGCCGCCGTCGGGGCCGCCGCGCTGCTCCTCCTCGGCACGGCCTTCGTGCTCGCCCGACGCGCGCGAGCGCGAGCCTGA